In Candidatus Zixiibacteriota bacterium, one genomic interval encodes:
- a CDS encoding DUF2029 domain-containing protein, with product MTENSLKPALRYFLLLIVAAIWGYGIYSLSISEPKQWDFKTYYYGAIAHDRALNWWDPVVLSGVARADIKLAYVYPPLTVWFFKPLTWLDFSAAYQVWLFVKVLLLALLVFLWCKAFLKDEDPAIILLFATLAYGSSAYWDLVAGNIGIFEQAVLWLGLYGLLKHRLWLFTACVLLISLFKLTFIIFLALPLLLRDRTALRFALVGSALFVGYLLLNYLTYAHEFSVFWSIITSIDERGEVYNHSLLAFCRDLIDIFRGTGTVAGNTMLGSTIYVVLAAVILWQSWLAWRRQKPGDSHDDFLTSLALFTLTYALIMPRMKTYSFVLLIPASLLVMRRYLTPQNFVFLFILLSLTKWTPLPFPDSARLLWWYYPWLTALLIWVLLIVGLRRGHLLDTAKTTP from the coding sequence ATGACGGAGAACTCGCTCAAACCGGCACTGCGCTACTTCCTGCTGCTGATCGTCGCCGCAATCTGGGGGTACGGCATCTATTCGCTTTCCATCTCCGAACCCAAGCAGTGGGACTTCAAGACCTATTATTACGGTGCCATCGCCCACGACCGTGCACTCAACTGGTGGGACCCGGTTGTGTTGAGCGGCGTCGCCCGTGCCGATATCAAGCTGGCTTATGTTTACCCACCTTTGACTGTCTGGTTCTTCAAACCGCTGACCTGGCTTGACTTCTCCGCGGCGTACCAGGTGTGGCTCTTTGTCAAGGTCCTCCTGCTGGCGCTGCTGGTCTTCCTCTGGTGCAAGGCGTTCCTCAAGGACGAAGACCCTGCGATTATTCTGCTCTTCGCCACACTGGCGTACGGATCGTCTGCCTATTGGGACTTGGTAGCAGGGAACATCGGCATCTTTGAACAGGCCGTCTTGTGGCTCGGGCTGTATGGACTGCTCAAGCATCGGCTCTGGCTTTTTACGGCCTGCGTCCTGCTGATTTCGCTGTTTAAGCTCACCTTCATTATCTTCCTGGCACTGCCGCTGCTGCTGCGCGATCGCACCGCGCTCAGATTTGCACTGGTCGGCAGCGCACTCTTTGTCGGCTACCTGCTGCTTAATTATCTCACCTATGCGCATGAGTTCAGTGTATTCTGGTCGATCATTACCAGCATCGATGAGCGTGGCGAGGTCTATAACCACTCGCTGCTGGCGTTTTGTCGCGACTTGATTGACATTTTCCGCGGCACCGGAACCGTTGCCGGAAACACGATGCTGGGGAGCACCATCTATGTCGTGCTGGCTGCGGTCATCCTTTGGCAGAGCTGGCTCGCGTGGCGCCGGCAGAAACCGGGCGATTCCCATGATGACTTCCTGACCTCGCTGGCGCTCTTCACCCTAACCTATGCTTTGATCATGCCGCGCATGAAGACCTATTCTTTTGTCCTGCTGATTCCGGCCAGCCTCCTGGTCATGCGCCGGTACCTGACGCCGCAGAACTTCGTCTTCCTTTTCATCTTGCTGTCGCTGACCAAGTGGACCCCGCTGCCGTTTCCCGATTCGGCCCGGCTCTTGTGGTGGTACTATCCGTGGCTAACAGCGCTGCTGATCTGGGTTTTGCTGATCGTGGGACTGCGCCGGGGCCATCTGCTGGATACTGCTAAGACAACCCCCTAA
- a CDS encoding SdiA-regulated domain-containing protein: MSCVLITCALLACSQHTDTTVVASRLAEASGILFDSDTLFIVSDDVAGSYFSLPAADIKSGFIPIDSDRLTRITIPGAELFSDLESIDRLADGRIALLSEDLHALGAVVQKAGSPALEIVAQFDQTLTELGNRGLEGVAVRPLPGGASLIAVSWEGGYPERQSLPAQLRETVGNSPLNPIVVIDTIPPNGSAGFVDKPARSLALTASDDGVPPPLGQRFRVADLVWAAWSDSAGTSDGLIVLLSSSNSPEPASGQKRRFQYKWLQRYDLDGNPVGNPLDVSALASAQWRDFSAQSLTTLTEPLRSRAEQFGRKADAAGWENVNWEGLSWYQRGESLVLIYDAGADDPLFALVVAIPQDWK; encoded by the coding sequence ATGAGTTGCGTTCTCATCACCTGCGCGCTGCTGGCGTGCTCGCAACACACCGACACAACCGTCGTCGCCTCACGTTTGGCCGAGGCGTCTGGAATTCTCTTTGATTCCGACACGCTGTTCATCGTCAGCGACGATGTTGCCGGTTCGTACTTTTCGTTGCCGGCAGCGGATATCAAGAGCGGGTTCATTCCGATCGACTCTGACCGCCTGACCCGCATCACTATTCCCGGCGCCGAGTTGTTCAGCGATCTGGAGAGCATCGACCGGCTTGCCGATGGCAGGATTGCGCTGCTGTCGGAGGATCTGCACGCGCTGGGTGCTGTCGTACAGAAAGCGGGTAGCCCGGCACTGGAAATCGTCGCGCAATTCGATCAGACTTTGACTGAACTCGGCAATCGCGGGCTCGAAGGCGTCGCGGTCCGGCCGCTGCCCGGCGGCGCCAGTCTGATCGCCGTATCGTGGGAGGGCGGCTATCCGGAACGTCAATCGCTGCCGGCGCAACTGCGCGAGACGGTCGGCAACAGCCCGTTGAATCCGATCGTTGTAATCGATACGATTCCGCCCAACGGCAGCGCCGGTTTTGTCGACAAACCGGCGCGCTCGCTGGCGCTCACTGCGTCGGACGACGGCGTACCGCCGCCGCTGGGGCAGCGCTTCCGGGTTGCCGATCTGGTCTGGGCTGCCTGGAGCGACAGCGCCGGAACCAGTGACGGCCTGATTGTGCTCCTGAGTTCCTCCAACTCGCCGGAGCCTGCAAGCGGCCAGAAACGGCGGTTTCAGTACAAGTGGCTGCAACGCTACGATCTCGATGGCAATCCGGTGGGGAATCCACTGGACGTGAGCGCGCTGGCGTCGGCCCAGTGGCGCGATTTCTCTGCCCAAAGCTTGACCACGCTTACAGAACCGCTGCGCTCACGGGCCGAGCAATTCGGTCGCAAGGCTGATGCAGCCGGCTGGGAGAATGTCAATTGGGAAGGACTGTCGTGGTATCAGCGCGGCGAAAGCCTTGTTCTGATCTATGATGCCGGCGCTGACGATCCGCTGTTCGCCCTCGTGGTTGCAATTCCTCAGGACTGGAAATGA
- a CDS encoding phage holin family protein produces MRFILIRLIVNAVALWAAASWINGIHLEGTVGQVILLALIFGLVNAIIKPIVKILAFPLIILTLGLLTLVINALMLMLTAAMTDILKVDGFIPALLGSIVISLVSLVLSHFLDKKAD; encoded by the coding sequence ATACGCTTTATTCTGATACGTCTGATCGTCAATGCGGTGGCGCTGTGGGCAGCGGCTTCCTGGATCAACGGCATCCATCTCGAGGGCACCGTCGGTCAGGTGATCCTGCTGGCGCTGATTTTCGGACTGGTAAACGCGATCATTAAACCGATCGTCAAGATCCTGGCGTTTCCGCTCATCATTCTCACTTTGGGACTGCTCACGCTGGTGATCAACGCGCTGATGCTGATGTTGACGGCGGCGATGACGGATATCCTCAAGGTCGACGGCTTTATTCCCGCGCTCTTGGGCAGCATCGTGATCAGTCTGGTCAGTCTGGTGCTCAGTCATTTCCTCGACAAGAAGGCTGACTGA